The stretch of DNA TCTTATGCATCGTAAGCTCATCCTCTTTGTTTTCTCGTTATTTCAACTGTTCGCTCATGCCCAGTTCAACGTAGAACGGCTGATGACGAGCGGTCAGATAGCCCTTCACTACGAGGATTATGTGCTGTCGATGCAATATTTCAACCAAATCATCGCGCTCAAACCCTATCTCTACCAACCCTGGCAGTATCGCGCCATTGCCAAATTCTATCTCGACGACTACGTCGGAGCAGAAGAGGATGCCAACGAAGCCATCGCCTTGAATCCTTACATTGAAGATATCTATGACCTGCGAGCCATTGCCCGCATCCGACAGAAGAAATACGACAAGGCGATAGAGGATTACGACCATGCCATTCGTCTGGCACCCACCAACAGAAACTACTGGTATAACCGCGCGGCTTGCCGCATGAACAACAAGGATTACGCAGCCATACACCGCGACATTGACTCAATGGTGGCACGTTGGGCCAACGATGCCAATGCCTACACGTTGAACGCCGAGGCTTTTTTACAAGAAAAAGATACGCTGAAGGCCGCCGAATGGCTCGACCGAGGCCTGAAACTCGACCCCTATGACGCTGCTTCCTGGACGATGCGTGCCTACATCAGTCTTTCGAGAAAGCAATGGCGAGAGGCCGACTCTTTCCTATCGAAAGCCATTCACTTCAAGCCCAAGAGTGTAGACAATTACCTCAACCGCGCTATTGCCCGCATCAATCTCAATAACTTGCGCGGAGCGATGGCCGATTACGACATGACGCTCGACCTGGAACCCAACAATTTTCTCGGGCATTACAACCGCGGACTGCTTCGTATGCAGCTCGGTGACGACAACCGGGCCATTGCCGACTTCGATTACGTTGTCCGTATGGAGCCCAACAACGTGATGGCTCTCTTCAATCGCGCCATTCTGCAGGACAAAACAGGCAATCTGCGCGCTGCCATCGACGACTATACGCGGGTGATTCGTCAGTTCCCCAACTTTTGGACGGGGCTTTCTTATCGTGCCCGTTGCTACCGCCGACTGGGTCTGACGGCCAAAGCCGAACAAGATGAGTTCAAAATCTTCAAGGCGCAGATGGACAAACGCCTCGGACTTCAACCCCGATGGACGAAGAGTAAGCTACAGGCGGTGCGCAAACGCAGTGAAATCAACCTCGAGAAATACAACCAAATGGTCGTGCCCGACGAGAACGAGGTGGCACATGAATACCAAAGTCGTTACCGTGGACGCGTGCAAAACAACGCTGTCCAGGCCGCTTTCATGCCCATGTTCCATCTTTCGTTCTTGCCTTACAGCAATGGCATCAAGTCGTATCAGGCCTATGACCGCGAGGTGGAGAACTTCAACCGAACCCACCGACCGCTCCATACGCTCTATCTGGCCTGCGGAGCGGAACAACTCACGGCCGAACAGTCTAAATTTTATTTTCAATTAACAGACACGCTCTCTGCTCTGCTCACCGCTCAACATGACGGCGAACGCTTGAAAAGCCTTGTTTTTCAGCGTGCTGTGGCCTACAGCATGTTGCAAAACTACGATGCCGCCATCGCCGACCTCGACACCTACATCGGGCTCGACAGCACTTCCTCGCTCGGCTATTGGCATCGCGCTGTCTGTCAGGTGCTCATGAACGGCTACAAAGCCTCTACCGGAACCGATATCAAGCTACAGGAAGCCGGTGCACAAGCCGACTTCTCAAAGGCCATCGCCCTGCAACGGCACAATGCTTATCTCTATTTCGACCGTGCCAATCTCTATGCTTCGCAAGGTGCATACGACAAAGCCATCGCTCATTATTCGCTCGCCATCAAGAACGATGCTCGCTTGGCCGAGGCCTATTACAACCGCGGCATGGCCTATCTGAAACAAAACGACAGATCTCGCGGCATCAAAGATTTGAGTAAAGCCGGAGAACTCGGCCTCTACTCGGCCTATAGCATCATTAAGCAAAACCGTTCCACCGGCAAATAACCTCTCTTCCCACAGTGCTACATGTGGTTAAAAATCTGCAATAAATCCCGCCGCACCTTCAGGAAATAGATGTTT from Prevotella sp. oral taxon 475 encodes:
- a CDS encoding tetratricopeptide repeat protein, producing MHRKLILFVFSLFQLFAHAQFNVERLMTSGQIALHYEDYVLSMQYFNQIIALKPYLYQPWQYRAIAKFYLDDYVGAEEDANEAIALNPYIEDIYDLRAIARIRQKKYDKAIEDYDHAIRLAPTNRNYWYNRAACRMNNKDYAAIHRDIDSMVARWANDANAYTLNAEAFLQEKDTLKAAEWLDRGLKLDPYDAASWTMRAYISLSRKQWREADSFLSKAIHFKPKSVDNYLNRAIARINLNNLRGAMADYDMTLDLEPNNFLGHYNRGLLRMQLGDDNRAIADFDYVVRMEPNNVMALFNRAILQDKTGNLRAAIDDYTRVIRQFPNFWTGLSYRARCYRRLGLTAKAEQDEFKIFKAQMDKRLGLQPRWTKSKLQAVRKRSEINLEKYNQMVVPDENEVAHEYQSRYRGRVQNNAVQAAFMPMFHLSFLPYSNGIKSYQAYDREVENFNRTHRPLHTLYLACGAEQLTAEQSKFYFQLTDTLSALLTAQHDGERLKSLVFQRAVAYSMLQNYDAAIADLDTYIGLDSTSSLGYWHRAVCQVLMNGYKASTGTDIKLQEAGAQADFSKAIALQRHNAYLYFDRANLYASQGAYDKAIAHYSLAIKNDARLAEAYYNRGMAYLKQNDRSRGIKDLSKAGELGLYSAYSIIKQNRSTGK